One genomic region from Triplophysa dalaica isolate WHDGS20190420 chromosome 23, ASM1584641v1, whole genome shotgun sequence encodes:
- the bhlhe22 gene encoding class E basic helix-loop-helix protein 22, translated as MDRRMNLGGDIFHKTLSAVSSAKMDSFRPTPGIDLGSRDSQSPVNCFEQPDLVQPGGLTGGRAGTLGLPTGSLCVKYGESANRTSAAESSGGEQSQDDDSDGRCEMMLMPDGRISMSEAKSEGGKKNKEQKTLRLNINARERRRMHDLNDALDELRGVIPYAHSPSVRKLSKIATLLLAKNYILMQAQALEEMRRLVAYLNQGQAISAASLPATTALTPGLSAYEQPAGYPFPPGVAAASCPDKCALFNNVTSSLCKQCTDKP; from the coding sequence ATGGACAGGAGGATGAACTTGGGTGGAGACATTTTTCACAAAACTCTTAGCGCAGTCTCTAGCGCAAAGATGGACTCGTTTCGGCCGACGCCGGGTATTGATCTTGGTTCCAGGGACAGCCAGTCGCCGGTCAACTGTTTTGAACAGCCAGACCTGGTTCAACCCGGAGGACTGACGGGAGGGAGAGCGGGGACGCTGGGTCTGCCGACCGGATCTTTGTGTGTGAAATACGGTGAGAGCGCAAACAGGACTTCGGCTGCGGAGAGTAGCGGAGGAGAACAGAGCCAGGACGATGACAGTGACGGCCGGTGCGAGATGATGCTAATGCCGGACGGGAGAATTTCGATGTCCGAGGCAAAGTCTGAGGGaggtaagaaaaacaaagagcagAAAACTCTGAGACTAAACATCAACGCCCGGGAGAGGAGGAGAATGCACGATCTGAACGATGCGCTTGATGAACTGCGGGGGGTCATACCTTACGCGCACAGCCCTTCGGTACGGAAACTCTCCAAAATTGCCACCTTGCTGTTAGCCAAAAATTACATCCTCATGCAGGCACAGGCGCTGGAAGAGATGAGGAGGCTGGTTGCGTATCTAAACCAAGGCCAGGCAATCTCTGCTGCCTCGTTGCCCGCGACCACAGCTCTCACACCGGGTTTAAGCGCATACGAACAGCCGGCTGGTTACCCGTTCCCACCAGGAGTTGCAGCAGCCTCCTGTCCAGACAAATGTGCCCTTTTCAACAATGTCACCTCCAGCCTGTGTAAGCAATGCACTGACAAGCCTTAA